A genomic window from Photobacterium gaetbulicola Gung47 includes:
- a CDS encoding hypothetical protein (COG2212) — MADLLQVSIQLSYIGLIISLVLAFIRLILGPTLADRVVALDLISFVTIGFIAVYTLDSGQKSLLDVAITLALVAFLGTIAFARLITKQKLDKG, encoded by the coding sequence GTGGCTGATCTCCTTCAAGTGAGCATTCAACTCTCCTACATCGGCTTGATAATCAGCTTGGTGCTGGCCTTTATTCGTCTGATACTCGGGCCGACCTTGGCAGACCGGGTGGTGGCATTGGATCTAATCTCTTTCGTTACTATCGGCTTTATCGCCGTCTATACCCTAGACAGTGGCCAGAAGTCATTGCTCGATGTTGCCATTACCCTTGCGTTGGTCGCTTTCCTCGGCACTATTGCGTTTGCAAGACTGATCACCAAACAAAAGCTTGATAAGGGCTAA
- a CDS encoding hypothetical protein (COG2128) — MTKFTYYTADNAPVESKGLVEQSLKGFGMLPNLHSVLAEAPATYEAYNTTFDLFMKNTTFSPLEQQVVFMTANFENNCHYCVPGQPG, encoded by the coding sequence ATGACCAAGTTCACCTATTACACAGCTGACAACGCGCCAGTAGAATCGAAAGGATTGGTAGAACAGTCCCTCAAGGGCTTTGGCATGTTACCCAACCTGCACAGCGTTTTGGCAGAAGCACCGGCAACGTATGAAGCCTATAATACAACCTTTGATTTATTCATGAAGAACACCACTTTCAGCCCCTTGGAGCAACAAGTCGTGTTTATGACAGCCAATTTCGAAAACAACTGTCATTATTGTGTCCCTGGCCAACCTGGATGA
- a CDS encoding hypothetical protein (COG1853), with protein sequence MMFRKADFKDMDDRFRANLISSLSGFKSANLVGTQDDAGNTNVAIVSSVFHLGANPALIGMIMRPHTVRRDTFENILSAGEYTINHVNHDIWQKAHQTSARYPETVSEFSEVSLTPQWLDGIKAPFVAESRLKYALALRSCQTLEINGVELVIGEVTHLELDESAVTETGYLDIEALGSVAISGLDSYHVTQRLGRLSYAKPGIEPRLLTF encoded by the coding sequence ATGATGTTTCGCAAAGCCGATTTTAAGGATATGGATGATCGGTTCCGGGCTAATTTGATCAGCAGTCTTTCAGGTTTCAAAAGTGCGAATTTAGTCGGCACACAAGATGACGCAGGTAATACCAATGTGGCGATTGTAAGCTCGGTATTTCACCTTGGTGCCAATCCGGCTTTGATCGGGATGATCATGCGTCCACATACAGTAAGGCGGGATACGTTCGAGAACATCTTGAGTGCTGGTGAATACACGATAAACCATGTCAACCATGATATATGGCAAAAGGCACACCAAACCTCAGCCCGCTACCCGGAAACTGTTTCTGAATTTTCTGAAGTAAGTCTAACACCTCAATGGCTGGATGGTATCAAAGCGCCTTTTGTTGCAGAGAGTCGCTTGAAGTACGCGTTGGCTTTACGTTCTTGCCAGACATTGGAAATAAACGGTGTTGAGTTGGTGATTGGTGAAGTCACACACTTAGAACTTGATGAAAGTGCGGTGACGGAAACGGGGTACCTTGATATTGAAGCCTTGGGCAGTGTGGCTATCTCCGGTCTCGATAGTTACCACGTAACCCAGCGACTTGGCCGGTTGAGTTATGCCAAACCCGGTATAGAGCCGCGGTTGTTGACGTTTTAA
- a CDS encoding hypothetical protein (COG2249) codes for MSNVLIINAHEPSPFSEGKLNAALVEKARTQLEAKGHAVRVVTMQDEIVVDEQLGHFDWADRVILQSPVNWMTIPWSFKRYMDDVFTAGMGGALCNFDGRSSDNPTKNYGTGGTQTNTKYMLSFTFNAPKESFNDESEYLFEGRSVDDLMFHMHANFRFFGMSTLPTFACYDVMKNGDIENDFKRFEAHLDANF; via the coding sequence ATGAGCAACGTTCTTATCATCAACGCCCATGAGCCATCACCTTTTTCAGAAGGCAAATTGAATGCAGCCCTAGTAGAGAAAGCACGAACCCAATTGGAGGCCAAAGGCCATGCTGTTCGGGTTGTGACTATGCAGGACGAAATTGTTGTCGATGAACAGCTAGGTCACTTTGACTGGGCTGATCGTGTCATCTTGCAATCACCGGTAAACTGGATGACGATTCCATGGTCGTTCAAACGGTATATGGATGATGTGTTTACTGCAGGTATGGGTGGGGCTCTGTGTAACTTTGATGGCCGCAGCTCAGACAACCCTACCAAGAATTACGGTACTGGCGGCACACAAACCAATACAAAATACATGCTTTCGTTCACCTTTAATGCGCCAAAAGAGTCATTTAACGATGAAAGTGAATACCTGTTCGAAGGTCGAAGTGTCGATGATTTGATGTTCCACATGCATGCTAACTTCCGCTTCTTTGGCATGTCTACGCTACCGACATTCGCCTGTTATGACGTAATGAAAAATGGCGATATCGAAAATGACTTCAAACGCTTTGAAGCTCATCTAGACGCCAACTTTTAA
- a CDS encoding putative NADH dehydrogenase (COG0651) → MTSAWLTLPVVISLLTATGAFFVRHNHKAINWVSGSSVILSVFCSVQLLADITTNGPYAVAFGNWMAPFGIVFVADFLAVAMTVITAIIGAVTVFYAMADLNHKPSYGLYHVLFHVLLAGVYGAFLTGDIFNLYVWFEVMLIASFGLMIVDAERRQIDGAVKYVLLNLISTLIFLLAIGLTYGATGTLNLADLHLKLPGVDTQTATLLSALFLFTFAIKSALFPLFAWLPASYHTLPSAVVALFAALLTKVGVYALIRVFTLLFPLTETNWQPLLLWISGLTMLTGVLGAASQFDIKKILSFHIISQIGYMIMGLALYTPVAIAGAIFYIIHHIIVKANLFLIGGFIERKYGTSQLYHLGGVYKAMPWLAFLFLIPAFSLAGFPPLSGFWGKFLVIKASIVNDYNILAATALVVGLLTIFSMTKIWSEAFWKAPVANQTAQELTLPTTLLYCLPIATLTVMTITIGLVAQPFFEFANEAAEQILNPIQYIHAVLGEP, encoded by the coding sequence ATGACCTCAGCTTGGCTCACACTACCTGTTGTTATATCTCTACTGACCGCAACCGGTGCCTTTTTTGTCCGCCACAACCACAAGGCCATCAACTGGGTTAGTGGCTCAAGCGTTATCCTGTCTGTATTTTGTAGTGTGCAATTATTGGCCGACATCACCACAAATGGTCCTTATGCTGTCGCTTTCGGTAACTGGATGGCACCATTCGGTATTGTATTTGTTGCTGATTTCCTTGCCGTCGCGATGACTGTCATTACAGCTATCATCGGCGCAGTCACTGTTTTTTACGCGATGGCCGATCTCAACCACAAGCCTTCTTACGGCCTCTATCATGTGCTGTTTCATGTTTTGCTGGCAGGGGTTTATGGTGCATTTTTGACAGGTGATATTTTCAATCTGTATGTATGGTTCGAGGTCATGCTCATTGCCTCGTTTGGCCTGATGATTGTCGATGCCGAACGCAGGCAAATCGACGGTGCCGTTAAATACGTCTTGCTCAACCTAATTTCAACACTGATCTTCCTATTAGCGATTGGCTTGACCTATGGGGCAACCGGAACCCTAAACCTTGCCGATTTGCACCTGAAACTCCCGGGAGTGGATACACAAACGGCCACTTTGCTGTCAGCGCTATTTTTATTTACCTTCGCAATCAAATCAGCCCTATTCCCGCTGTTTGCTTGGCTTCCTGCGTCATACCACACACTGCCCAGCGCCGTCGTCGCCTTATTTGCAGCCCTGCTCACCAAGGTGGGGGTTTATGCCCTAATCAGGGTTTTTACTTTACTGTTTCCACTTACAGAGACCAATTGGCAACCCCTGTTACTCTGGATCAGTGGCCTGACGATGCTCACCGGGGTCTTAGGTGCAGCCAGCCAATTTGATATCAAGAAGATCCTGTCATTTCATATTATCAGCCAGATTGGCTATATGATTATGGGCTTAGCTTTGTATACCCCGGTCGCTATTGCTGGTGCGATTTTCTATATCATCCATCACATCATTGTTAAGGCGAACCTATTCTTAATTGGCGGTTTTATAGAGAGGAAATATGGTACCAGCCAGCTGTACCACTTAGGCGGCGTCTACAAAGCGATGCCCTGGCTAGCTTTCCTATTTCTGATCCCCGCATTCTCGCTGGCCGGTTTCCCGCCACTTTCAGGCTTTTGGGGCAAGTTCCTTGTTATCAAAGCCAGCATTGTCAATGACTACAATATCTTGGCTGCGACAGCTCTAGTGGTTGGCCTACTGACTATATTTTCGATGACCAAAATATGGAGCGAAGCCTTCTGGAAAGCACCGGTAGCCAATCAAACAGCCCAAGAGCTCACCCTACCAACCACGCTGCTTTACTGCTTGCCCATTGCGACGCTCACAGTAATGACGATAACTATCGGGCTTGTCGCTCAGCCTTTCTTCGAGTTTGCCAATGAAGCAGCAGAGCAGATATTGAACCCAATACAGTACATTCACGCTGTACTTGGGGAGCCGTAA
- a CDS encoding hypothetical protein (COG1863), with amino-acid sequence MSYFILNLFLAMAWTLINGQYSSLDFIVGFVVGYFTLSLCQPFGLKTGYFKKFTAFVKLVIYFCYEMIVSVAKVVWDVITPTHLSQPDIVYVPLDAETDLEITLLANMVSLTPGSLSLDVTPDKKYLILHVMFAPDHEGVKQDIKQGLEARILEVTRG; translated from the coding sequence ATGAGTTATTTTATTCTAAATCTATTTCTTGCCATGGCATGGACACTGATCAACGGCCAATACAGCAGCTTGGATTTTATTGTCGGCTTTGTCGTCGGGTATTTTACCCTGAGCCTCTGCCAACCGTTCGGGTTGAAAACCGGTTACTTCAAGAAATTTACCGCTTTCGTAAAACTCGTTATCTACTTCTGTTACGAAATGATCGTATCTGTCGCCAAAGTCGTTTGGGATGTCATCACGCCAACCCACCTAAGCCAACCGGATATCGTCTACGTTCCGCTTGATGCAGAAACGGATCTTGAAATCACACTCTTGGCCAACATGGTGTCATTAACGCCAGGCAGCTTAAGCCTCGATGTCACGCCCGACAAGAAGTATCTCATCTTGCATGTCATGTTTGCCCCGGATCATGAAGGCGTCAAGCAGGACATAAAACAAGGTCTCGAGGCCCGGATATTGGAGGTAACACGTGGCTGA
- a CDS encoding endoribonuclease L-PSP domain protein (COG0251): MTDAIIKVSRNTENAPLSTVSTQTVAFSHYNNFSAQLPVDPKTGEIVVGDVKEQAKQCLTNIKAIVESIDHVMDDVVKINVFLKDIADMEAVDEVYATFFENLIPTRTVVQVAALPMSDARVQMDALISNGEGTAPQAPCPLVKLSRNTENAPLNALATHTVAFSHYNNISAQLPVDPKTGAIVEGGVKEQTAQCLKNMKAILESIDVPFDDIVKINLYLSDLANVDAVNEVYSTFFPDSSIARAVAYVPARSIIAADALPMGALVQIDASVSHGDGTPPQEVEDRHNIVIRANNTDAAPRNPLHTQTVAFSHYNHIAAQLPVDVATNAIVAGGAKEQAEQCLKNIKAIVESVDHVMDDIVKINIHLKDVADIEAINEVYTTFFQGDLPARTVVGVSQIEMDALVQIDAVVSNGEGTLPQVK; the protein is encoded by the coding sequence ATGACTGATGCGATCATTAAAGTTTCTCGAAACACTGAAAATGCCCCTCTAAGTACTGTATCTACTCAAACAGTCGCTTTCTCTCACTACAATAACTTTTCTGCACAACTACCTGTTGACCCTAAAACAGGCGAAATCGTTGTTGGTGATGTAAAAGAGCAGGCTAAACAGTGTCTAACAAACATTAAGGCCATTGTAGAGAGCATCGATCACGTGATGGACGACGTTGTTAAAATCAACGTATTCCTAAAAGACATTGCAGACATGGAAGCCGTAGACGAAGTGTATGCAACATTCTTCGAAAACCTAATCCCAACCCGCACTGTGGTTCAAGTTGCTGCGCTACCAATGAGTGATGCTCGTGTTCAAATGGACGCGCTTATTTCTAACGGTGAAGGTACAGCTCCTCAAGCGCCTTGCCCGCTAGTTAAGCTTTCTCGCAACACTGAAAACGCGCCGCTAAACGCACTGGCTACCCACACTGTTGCTTTCTCTCACTACAACAATATTTCAGCTCAGCTGCCAGTTGACCCTAAAACAGGTGCAATCGTTGAAGGTGGTGTGAAGGAGCAAACTGCTCAGTGTTTGAAGAACATGAAAGCGATCCTTGAAAGCATCGATGTACCTTTCGATGACATCGTTAAAATCAACCTATACCTAAGCGATCTAGCCAACGTTGATGCAGTGAACGAAGTGTACTCAACTTTCTTCCCTGATTCATCTATCGCTCGCGCAGTAGCTTACGTTCCAGCTCGCTCTATCATTGCGGCAGACGCGCTACCAATGGGTGCATTAGTACAAATCGACGCTTCTGTTTCTCACGGTGACGGCACTCCGCCACAAGAAGTCGAAGATCGCCACAATATCGTTATTCGTGCAAACAATACCGATGCGGCACCACGTAACCCGCTACACACTCAAACTGTTGCTTTCTCACACTACAACCACATTGCGGCTCAGCTTCCTGTTGATGTTGCGACCAATGCAATCGTGGCTGGTGGCGCGAAAGAGCAGGCAGAGCAGTGCTTGAAGAACATTAAAGCTATCGTAGAAAGCGTTGACCACGTTATGGACGATATCGTTAAAATCAACATCCACCTGAAAGATGTTGCCGATATCGAGGCAATCAACGAAGTTTACACCACTTTCTTCCAGGGTGATCTTCCTGCTCGTACAGTAGTCGGTGTTTCTCAAATTGAGATGGATGCACTGGTACAAATCGATGCAGTAGTATCTAACGGCGAAGGTACGCTACCGCAAGTCAAATAA
- a CDS encoding NADH dehydrogenase, putative (COG1009,COG2111), whose product MFPALLFAASIFYYRPSPTGLRWSASWVPSLDINLSLQLDALSFVFVGLISSIGFFIQLYALAYMKDKAERFSFHLYLTLFMLSMLGLVLSDNIILLFVFWELTTITSYLLIGFNHENEKSRKNALQSLVVTGAGGLALLAGLILLGQIAGSYEISTIIDQAVHAKDSVTQHPYFAPSLVLVLLGAFTKSAQFPFHFWLPGAMAAPTPVSAFLHSATMVKAGIYLLARLSPVYAGSDIWFYTLIAIGGFTALWSAVIALMQKDLKLMLAFSTNTILGILTLLLGIGTETALAAAILFILAHAFYKAALFMVVGNIDKATGTRDIRVLYGLKAVLIFSFASGLIAALSKAGIPPLLGFLSKEYAYKAGLEVHGIVMFALVMINAVMVALAIAVISQPFLREKIEDNPTVKSIEAEIGYWIPPMVLACCSVIVPTLGLGWLNEYVLSTAIFEINQVEQFSPVKLWHGINLPLIMSAVTLALGILIFKYMSSVTQALNKVLNPLPVASEVFEKCMAVMLSVATWQTERLQQRKLSVYALLFFSVLAAILLLSPIWPTGDFLERILSLKLYEIAIALLLIAAALLCVFSTSRLLSIAGLGAIGFLMTLVFMIYSAPDVAKTLLLVETLMVVFVALLIRHLPHFSTVAKHSITRRGFHALIATVIGFSVTALLITITKAPLDSPLADFFAQNSVPGGHGRNIVNVILVDFRAFDTMGEAIVVVIAAIAAISLFQSHSQQQNRIQSLIFSTTAHIVAVLMMVFSLYLLLRGHNSPGGGFIGALIAVIGLTLLIFAESPQYVRERLGYRPMNIAMVGVFLSLLAGGIGFVMGQPFLTGIWWKEILPLGTPLIFDVGIYLAVIGGVLEVLLRVNEELD is encoded by the coding sequence GTGTTTCCCGCTCTTCTATTTGCTGCGTCTATCTTTTACTACCGCCCCTCCCCAACCGGGCTTCGTTGGTCGGCATCATGGGTTCCCAGCCTCGACATCAACTTGAGCTTACAACTTGATGCACTCTCCTTCGTTTTTGTCGGATTAATCAGCAGCATCGGTTTTTTTATCCAGCTCTATGCGTTGGCTTACATGAAGGACAAAGCCGAACGCTTTTCTTTCCATCTCTACCTTACCCTGTTCATGCTTTCTATGCTTGGACTGGTACTCAGTGACAACATCATCTTGTTGTTTGTATTTTGGGAACTCACGACCATAACTTCTTACCTGCTTATCGGCTTCAATCATGAAAATGAAAAGTCACGTAAGAACGCCCTGCAATCTTTAGTTGTCACAGGGGCTGGCGGCTTAGCACTGCTAGCTGGTTTGATCTTATTGGGGCAAATTGCCGGTAGCTATGAAATAAGCACTATTATCGACCAGGCCGTTCATGCCAAAGACAGTGTTACACAGCACCCCTATTTTGCCCCGTCTTTAGTGCTGGTACTGCTTGGTGCATTTACTAAGTCAGCCCAATTTCCTTTTCACTTCTGGTTGCCTGGTGCCATGGCGGCTCCCACGCCGGTGAGTGCCTTTTTGCACTCGGCGACCATGGTCAAGGCCGGCATCTACCTGTTGGCCAGGCTTTCACCTGTGTATGCCGGCAGTGATATCTGGTTTTACACCCTCATAGCCATTGGTGGCTTCACAGCGCTGTGGTCGGCTGTCATTGCGCTGATGCAAAAAGATCTCAAGCTAATGCTGGCTTTCAGTACCAACACAATACTTGGGATCCTGACCTTGTTACTCGGGATCGGTACAGAGACTGCCTTAGCTGCCGCAATATTGTTTATTCTCGCCCATGCCTTTTACAAGGCGGCGCTGTTCATGGTGGTAGGGAACATCGACAAGGCAACCGGAACCCGTGATATCAGGGTGTTGTATGGTTTGAAGGCCGTATTGATCTTCAGTTTTGCCTCTGGCCTGATTGCCGCGCTGTCAAAAGCTGGCATACCTCCTCTATTAGGTTTCCTGAGTAAAGAATATGCTTACAAGGCAGGCTTGGAAGTCCATGGCATCGTGATGTTTGCCCTAGTCATGATAAATGCTGTCATGGTCGCCTTAGCCATTGCGGTGATATCACAACCTTTCCTAAGGGAGAAAATCGAAGATAACCCCACGGTAAAATCCATCGAGGCAGAAATAGGCTATTGGATCCCGCCCATGGTCTTGGCTTGTTGCAGTGTTATTGTTCCGACCCTAGGTTTAGGTTGGCTCAATGAATATGTACTCTCCACAGCGATCTTTGAAATCAATCAAGTAGAACAATTTAGCCCGGTGAAATTGTGGCATGGGATCAACCTGCCCTTAATCATGAGTGCTGTGACCTTAGCTCTGGGTATTCTCATCTTTAAATACATGTCATCCGTTACCCAGGCATTAAATAAAGTACTTAACCCACTACCAGTAGCCAGTGAGGTTTTTGAAAAGTGCATGGCAGTGATGTTGTCTGTTGCAACGTGGCAGACAGAGCGGTTACAGCAACGTAAGCTTAGCGTGTATGCCTTACTTTTCTTCTCGGTACTTGCCGCAATTTTGTTGCTAAGCCCAATCTGGCCCACTGGCGACTTCCTTGAGCGCATCCTTTCTCTCAAGCTGTACGAAATTGCCATTGCATTACTGTTGATTGCCGCCGCCCTGCTGTGTGTTTTCTCAACCTCGCGTCTGCTGTCAATTGCCGGGCTCGGTGCAATTGGCTTTTTGATGACCTTAGTCTTTATGATTTACAGTGCGCCAGACGTTGCCAAAACCCTGCTGCTGGTTGAGACCTTAATGGTGGTATTTGTTGCCTTGTTGATTCGACATCTCCCCCATTTCAGCACGGTAGCAAAGCACTCAATCACCCGGCGTGGTTTCCATGCTCTTATTGCAACAGTCATTGGCTTTTCGGTTACTGCCTTGCTCATCACTATAACCAAGGCGCCATTAGATTCTCCACTCGCAGACTTCTTCGCTCAAAACAGTGTGCCGGGCGGGCACGGCCGTAATATCGTCAATGTCATTCTTGTCGACTTTAGAGCTTTTGATACCATGGGCGAAGCCATTGTTGTGGTCATTGCAGCAATAGCCGCTATTAGTTTATTCCAAAGCCATTCCCAACAGCAGAACCGAATTCAATCCCTGATTTTCAGTACTACTGCCCACATCGTTGCTGTATTAATGATGGTCTTTTCTCTGTATCTCTTACTTCGCGGCCATAACTCACCGGGTGGCGGATTCATCGGTGCACTGATTGCCGTTATCGGTTTAACTCTGCTTATTTTTGCCGAATCGCCACAATACGTCAGGGAGCGACTGGGCTACAGGCCGATGAATATTGCGATGGTTGGTGTTTTCTTGAGCTTATTGGCTGGCGGAATAGGCTTTGTTATGGGCCAGCCTTTCTTAACCGGGATTTGGTGGAAGGAGATTTTACCCTTAGGCACACCGCTCATTTTCGATGTCGGCATTTATCTCGCTGTTATTGGTGGTGTACTTGAGGTCTTGTTACGCGTGAATGAGGAGCTCGATTGA
- a CDS encoding hypothetical protein (COG2128), which yields MMKAGKMPEDVIEALREGTVIPDAKLQALHDFTKALLDNRGHIGDDRLQAFLDAGYTKRQALEVLTGLSAKLISNFTNALAHTKTDKPFEKFAWTHPRER from the coding sequence ATGATGAAAGCTGGAAAAATGCCAGAGGATGTCATTGAGGCTTTGCGTGAAGGCACCGTCATTCCCGACGCTAAACTGCAGGCACTGCATGACTTTACCAAAGCACTGCTGGATAACCGTGGCCACATTGGTGATGATCGTCTGCAAGCTTTCTTGGATGCCGGATACACCAAGAGGCAGGCATTAGAAGTACTGACAGGCCTGTCCGCGAAGTTGATTTCCAACTTCACCAATGCGTTGGCTCATACCAAAACAGATAAGCCGTTTGAAAAATTCGCCTGGACGCACCCACGCGAAAGATAG
- a CDS encoding hypothetical protein (COG1006) yields MEILWSLVVGVFVTAGVYLMLERHIIRILLGLILISNAVNLAIFTAGRLTPGNPPLIDLGSVLPPDGAADPLPQALILTAIVIGFGLLVFALMLLYRAYIETGSADVDAMQHSEEEQ; encoded by the coding sequence ATGGAAATACTTTGGAGCTTGGTCGTTGGGGTGTTTGTGACGGCGGGGGTTTACCTGATGCTTGAACGCCACATTATACGTATCCTACTTGGCCTGATCTTAATCAGCAACGCAGTAAATTTGGCCATTTTCACCGCTGGCCGCCTAACGCCCGGCAATCCGCCCCTGATCGATCTTGGCTCGGTATTGCCACCAGACGGAGCTGCGGATCCCTTGCCACAGGCACTGATTCTGACAGCCATAGTGATTGGTTTTGGGTTATTAGTTTTCGCATTGATGTTGCTGTATCGGGCATACATCGAAACAGGATCTGCTGATGTCGATGCCATGCAACATTCAGAGGAGGAACAATGA
- a CDS encoding hypothetical protein (COG1409), with the protein MKIYQITDTHLAEASNELDANLIRLLDIVNQDKDEKVLLLTGDLANAAVPAAYQRIRTYLEACEFITHCYALTGNHDDLTIMKVCFKGSKIKILQSATVLGIPFHFLDTSEKPLGSSLELGAGRVTSKEIAALKKAIRKTPRLIVSHHPILDVSEKWFKQIGIENQAEVVRCFKNKCNIISGHAHHYFDIEEGNIRQLVGISSSYGFEHQSDMPQRNNSIGMTVYHAGWLNGDIDVRLLEKHFLIGQ; encoded by the coding sequence GTGAAAATTTACCAGATCACCGACACTCACCTAGCCGAGGCTAGCAATGAGCTAGATGCCAATCTCATCAGGCTATTAGACATTGTTAACCAAGATAAGGACGAGAAAGTCTTACTGCTGACCGGTGATCTTGCCAATGCCGCAGTCCCTGCTGCTTATCAGCGTATCCGAACTTACCTTGAAGCCTGCGAGTTCATTACTCATTGCTATGCGCTTACAGGAAACCATGACGATCTGACTATTATGAAAGTTTGCTTCAAGGGCAGCAAAATTAAGATTCTTCAATCAGCAACTGTGCTCGGTATCCCTTTCCATTTCCTTGATACCAGCGAAAAGCCTCTGGGCAGTTCTCTGGAGCTTGGCGCCGGGAGAGTTACCAGCAAAGAGATAGCGGCTCTAAAAAAGGCCATAAGGAAAACACCAAGGCTAATCGTCTCACACCACCCGATCCTTGATGTCAGCGAGAAATGGTTCAAACAGATTGGCATTGAAAACCAAGCTGAGGTTGTCCGCTGCTTTAAAAACAAATGCAATATCATTAGTGGTCATGCTCATCACTACTTTGATATTGAAGAAGGCAATATTCGTCAGCTCGTCGGTATCTCCTCTTCCTATGGTTTTGAGCACCAGTCTGATATGCCGCAAAGGAACAACAGCATCGGAATGACGGTTTACCACGCGGGTTGGTTGAATGGCGACATCGACGTTCGCTTGCTTGAAAAACACTTCCTTATCGGTCAGTAA
- a CDS encoding hypothetical protein (COG1733), with protein sequence MEGVVKIDSKGRKSVTNVCKEPCAIEKGMRLIGGKWKGSLIYHLKDGPVRFNDLARLLGGASKKMVDQRLKELEAEGMVIRKVISDRPIAVSYELTDFGRTALKILDDLRVWSESHKL encoded by the coding sequence GTGGAAGGCGTAGTAAAAATTGATAGCAAAGGGCGAAAGTCAGTCACCAATGTGTGTAAAGAGCCTTGCGCCATTGAAAAAGGCATGCGCCTTATCGGCGGGAAGTGGAAAGGCTCGCTGATCTATCATCTGAAAGATGGACCAGTTCGCTTCAATGATTTGGCACGCCTTCTAGGTGGTGCGAGCAAGAAAATGGTCGACCAGCGTCTCAAAGAACTTGAAGCTGAAGGCATGGTGATTCGTAAAGTGATCAGTGACCGCCCTATCGCCGTCAGTTATGAACTCACAGATTTTGGCCGCACGGCCCTAAAAATATTGGATGACCTACGCGTATGGTCCGAGAGCCATAAGCTGTAA
- a CDS encoding hypothetical protein (COG1320) translates to MDILISILLLFGTFFTLVASLGIVRMPDLYTRMHAATKAGTVGICFLLLAVSLSMPEVTVISRVIGTILFLFITAPVAAHLLGKAMQQKGYKIWRNKK, encoded by the coding sequence ATGGACATTTTAATCAGCATCTTGCTGCTTTTCGGCACCTTTTTCACCCTTGTTGCCAGCTTGGGGATTGTCAGAATGCCGGATCTCTATACCCGCATGCATGCTGCGACAAAAGCCGGCACCGTAGGGATTTGTTTCCTTTTGTTGGCCGTTTCATTGTCAATGCCGGAAGTCACAGTGATCTCCAGGGTTATCGGTACGATATTATTCCTCTTCATCACCGCCCCTGTTGCAGCCCACCTGTTGGGTAAAGCAATGCAACAAAAAGGCTATAAGATTTGGCGTAATAAAAAGTAA
- a CDS encoding Necrosis inducing, with the protein MKRLTILIPGLLAVAAASDALAADFTRLDEALPGNNVINGNEPVFDFDTDGCLPAAGISRSGEPNPGLNNSGSITGECREDNFLELSNTLHRYACLVEQGNEYCGHFYSLYFEKDQTMDGWDWFGHRHDWEYVAVWTINGEISHGSYSAHGDLTTATAATLPMEGAHIKFVYHKEGGLTHAMRFAKPDEVAENGYGYFVTPAIVSWYELVGDGLDNQAMRDRLNSFDYGKATIPLKDSNFLTNLNRFRPSGYPPFTQASIEAADISF; encoded by the coding sequence ATGAAAAGATTGACTATTTTGATACCGGGGTTGCTTGCTGTTGCGGCTGCGTCAGATGCACTGGCGGCGGACTTTACCCGCCTAGACGAAGCCCTGCCGGGCAATAATGTGATCAATGGCAACGAGCCGGTATTTGACTTTGATACCGACGGCTGCTTGCCCGCAGCGGGGATCAGCCGCAGTGGTGAGCCGAATCCGGGCCTCAATAACTCGGGATCGATCACCGGTGAGTGCCGCGAGGATAACTTCCTTGAGTTGTCCAATACGCTTCACCGGTACGCATGTCTGGTTGAGCAGGGCAATGAATACTGCGGCCACTTTTACTCGCTCTACTTCGAGAAGGACCAGACAATGGATGGCTGGGACTGGTTCGGACACCGGCATGATTGGGAATATGTCGCTGTCTGGACGATCAATGGAGAGATTTCCCACGGCAGTTACAGTGCTCACGGCGATCTCACTACCGCGACGGCTGCGACCTTACCCATGGAAGGAGCCCATATTAAGTTTGTTTACCACAAGGAAGGCGGACTGACCCATGCCATGCGCTTTGCCAAGCCCGACGAAGTTGCAGAAAACGGATACGGCTATTTTGTTACGCCTGCAATTGTCAGCTGGTATGAACTGGTTGGCGACGGCCTGGACAACCAGGCGATGCGCGACCGGCTCAACAGCTTTGACTATGGTAAGGCAACGATCCCGCTCAAAGACAGCAACTTCCTGACTAACCTCAACAGGTTCCGTCCGTCGGGCTATCCACCCTTTACACAGGCAAGCATTGAGGCTGCCGATATTTCCTTCTGA